One stretch of Actinomycetota bacterium DNA includes these proteins:
- a CDS encoding type II toxin-antitoxin system HicB family antitoxin — protein sequence MEQDEDGIFVAECPSLPGCISQGKTRKEAIDNIQDAIKGYLESLKKHDEPIPPSIDEEIIEVAI from the coding sequence TTGGAGCAAGATGAAGATGGTATTTTTGTGGCTGAATGTCCCTCGCTTCCAGGGTGTATTTCTCAAGGAAAAACCAGAAAAGAAGCTATTGATAATATTCAAGATGCTATTAAAGGATACTTAGAAAGTTTAAAAAAGCACGATGAACCTATTCCCCCTTCAATTGATGAAGAGATTATAGAGGTAGCCATTTGA